In a genomic window of Bacillota bacterium:
- the pfkA gene encoding 6-phosphofructokinase, with amino-acid sequence MQRIALLTSGGDSPGMNAAIRAVVRKSIYHGREVIGIRRGFAGFIEADMGPMNLSSVADIIHRGGTVLRTARSEEFKTAEGREQAWENVGRFGIQGLIVVGGDGSFAGADIFHREYNLPVVGIPGTIDNDIAGTDFSIGFDTAVNTVVEAINKIRDTATSHERTFIVEVMGRNSGAIALSSGLAGGAESILIPEREYDLDQVCKKLNRGYKRGKLHSVIIVAEGAASGIDVGKEIKRETGLDTKVTILGHLQRGGNPTAFDRNLASIMGAKAVDLLIQGEQKKMVGMVAGDIITMDLDEAFKEVKPLDLELHKLAAILSI; translated from the coding sequence GTGCAGAGAATAGCCCTTTTAACCAGCGGCGGCGATTCCCCGGGTATGAACGCCGCCATTAGAGCTGTAGTAAGAAAATCTATTTATCACGGCCGTGAAGTTATCGGTATACGCCGAGGCTTCGCTGGATTTATTGAAGCTGATATGGGACCTATGAATTTGAGTTCCGTAGCAGATATTATTCACAGAGGCGGTACAGTCCTTCGGACCGCCCGCTCAGAGGAGTTCAAAACTGCCGAGGGCCGTGAACAAGCATGGGAAAACGTAGGACGGTTCGGAATTCAAGGCTTGATAGTTGTAGGTGGTGACGGCTCCTTTGCCGGGGCGGATATTTTTCATCGTGAATATAATTTGCCTGTAGTAGGCATTCCGGGTACAATTGATAACGATATTGCAGGCACGGACTTTTCAATAGGGTTTGATACGGCAGTAAATACGGTTGTAGAGGCGATAAACAAAATTAGGGATACTGCCACCTCACATGAGCGGACGTTTATCGTAGAAGTAATGGGGCGCAATTCCGGGGCTATCGCATTGTCTTCCGGGCTGGCCGGGGGTGCAGAGTCAATATTGATACCGGAAAGAGAGTATGATCTGGATCAAGTATGCAAAAAGTTAAACCGCGGGTACAAAAGAGGAAAGCTGCACAGCGTAATCATAGTCGCGGAAGGAGCGGCCAGCGGTATAGATGTGGGCAAAGAAATCAAAAGGGAAACCGGCTTGGATACTAAAGTGACCATACTTGGCCACCTCCAGCGTGGAGGCAATCCAACCGCATTTGATCGAAATCTAGCCAGCATAATGGGGGCTAAAGCCGTGGATCTTTTAATACAAGGGGAGCAGAAAAAAATGGTAGGTATGGTGGCGGGGGATATAATCACCATGGATTTGGATGAGGCTTTTAAAGAGGTCAAACCGCTGGATCTTGAATTACACAAATTGGCCGCCATTTTATCCATTTAA
- the nth gene encoding endonuclease III, with product MYNGRAPKVKRINNVTNKTSLYHKLIGILTNTYPDNTTTMLNSKTPFELLIAVMLSAQSTDRQVNKITARLFERYYKPQHFARLQPEQLEPLIKGCGLYKNKSRNIIKASQILVNEHNSRVPTSMEELTKLPGVGRKTANVVLNVAFGQPTMPVDTHVSRVTRRLGLAYGAHPEQIEKELLDIVPPEQRGDFHHRIIEHGRTICRARKPLCQNCVFTGFCSHYKN from the coding sequence ATGTATAATGGTAGAGCACCGAAGGTTAAAAGGATAAATAATGTGACAAATAAAACTTCTTTGTATCACAAATTAATAGGCATATTGACTAATACTTATCCGGACAACACTACCACCATGCTTAATTCCAAAACTCCCTTTGAACTTCTGATAGCGGTAATGTTATCGGCTCAATCCACTGATCGGCAAGTAAATAAAATTACCGCCCGATTATTCGAACGTTATTATAAACCCCAGCACTTTGCCAGACTACAACCTGAGCAGTTGGAACCATTAATAAAAGGTTGCGGTCTTTACAAAAATAAAAGTCGTAATATTATAAAAGCAAGTCAAATTCTGGTTAACGAACATAACTCCAGAGTACCTACAAGCATGGAGGAATTGACAAAGCTTCCGGGAGTAGGAAGAAAAACAGCCAATGTGGTCTTAAACGTTGCCTTTGGTCAACCAACCATGCCGGTTGATACGCATGTATCTAGAGTTACCAGGCGGTTGGGCTTAGCATATGGAGCTCACCCGGAACAAATAGAAAAGGAACTGCTGGATATTGTACCACCAGAGCAAAGAGGTGATTTCCACCACCGCATCATTGAACACGGTAGAACTATTTGCCGTGCCCGCAAACCGTTGTGCCAAAACTGTGTTTTTACCGGCTTTTGCTCGCATTACAAAAATTGA
- a CDS encoding CoA-binding protein produces MHILLPDDKMIIKLFEQARSIAVVGLSNKPERDSFRVSQYMQKKGYRIIPVNPRVNKVLGEQSYSDLLSVPDTIDIVNIFRRSEHVPSIVAEAIKINPMAIWLQLGIINEEAAKTAELNGITVVMDKCIMVEHRRLKG; encoded by the coding sequence ATGCACATCCTTCTACCTGATGATAAAATGATTATCAAGTTATTTGAGCAAGCACGCTCAATTGCCGTGGTTGGTCTGTCAAACAAGCCGGAAAGAGACAGTTTCAGAGTTTCTCAATATATGCAAAAAAAAGGCTACCGAATAATACCCGTGAATCCCAGAGTTAATAAGGTTTTAGGTGAGCAATCCTATTCAGATTTATTATCCGTTCCAGATACTATTGATATTGTAAACATTTTCAGACGAAGCGAACATGTACCCTCTATAGTGGCTGAAGCAATCAAGATTAATCCTATGGCAATTTGGCTACAGCTAGGCATTATTAACGAAGAAGCGGCTAAAACCGCGGAATTAAATGGTATTACTGTAGTCATGGATAAATGTATAATGGTAGAGCACCGAAGGTTAAAAGGATAA
- a CDS encoding glutamate decarboxylase, with the protein MWTVIYIAPNRKEAERIQQVLSTEGLLVKLRSLGSSQQRDSCSFEILVPESEANEALEVMNFN; encoded by the coding sequence GTGTGGACAGTAATATACATAGCCCCCAACAGAAAAGAAGCCGAAAGAATTCAGCAAGTCCTTTCTACAGAAGGCTTACTGGTTAAACTTCGTTCCCTAGGGTCTTCCCAACAACGAGATAGCTGCTCCTTTGAAATATTGGTTCCGGAATCCGAGGCGAATGAAGCACTGGAGGTTATGAATTTTAACTAA
- a CDS encoding methyltransferase domain-containing protein — protein MFSLPQRDIRLKVVADIESLITDPEDEDKVPCWADIWPAARGVSYWVWKNVSFHGDDLLELGTGLGLPGIVCALKGANVTFSDFNQSALTLALENARINEAHNVNSFLGDWRKFNLKKRYQWILCSDVTYDPKLNAYLLDIVKQNLNPGGNLLVSHPARPATFEFMNNLQKLSGWKQFNSEVPITIDDPYFPYYNIHIHHWKQLV, from the coding sequence ATTTTTTCATTACCTCAAAGAGACATTAGATTAAAGGTAGTAGCCGACATTGAGTCTTTAATCACTGACCCTGAAGATGAGGATAAAGTACCCTGCTGGGCCGATATATGGCCGGCGGCCAGAGGAGTGTCTTATTGGGTCTGGAAAAATGTTTCGTTTCATGGTGATGATTTACTGGAACTAGGTACGGGGCTCGGGTTGCCCGGTATTGTATGTGCGCTCAAAGGGGCCAACGTAACCTTTTCTGACTTCAACCAATCAGCCCTAACCCTGGCCTTGGAGAATGCAAGGATAAATGAAGCCCATAATGTAAACAGCTTCTTAGGTGATTGGCGCAAATTCAACTTAAAAAAGCGTTATCAATGGATTCTTTGCTCTGATGTAACATATGACCCCAAGCTTAATGCTTACTTACTGGATATTGTTAAACAAAACCTAAATCCCGGCGGGAACCTGCTGGTATCTCATCCTGCACGCCCGGCAACATTTGAGTTCATGAATAATTTACAGAAATTGTCGGGATGGAAACAATTTAACAGTGAAGTACCCATTACCATAGACGATCCGTATTTCCCCTATTATAATATTCATATCCACCATTGGAAGCAGTTGGTCTAA
- the trmL gene encoding tRNA (uridine(34)/cytosine(34)/5-carboxymethylaminomethyluridine(34)-2'-O)-methyltransferase TrmL: MHIVLVEPEIPGNTGNISRTCAITGTELHLVKPLGFSVDDKHLKRAGLDYWHDLGIHYHENFQEILAQYKNHRFFYATTKAAKTYTSVKYGENDFLVFGKETTGLPEWLLLANKDTCIRIPMKTNVRSLNLSNSVAVILFEALRQQEFPGLT; this comes from the coding sequence TTGCATATTGTACTAGTAGAACCAGAGATCCCAGGTAATACGGGAAACATATCCCGCACGTGCGCCATTACCGGCACAGAACTACACCTGGTCAAACCGCTTGGTTTTTCCGTTGATGACAAGCACCTGAAAAGGGCCGGGTTGGACTACTGGCACGACCTGGGAATTCATTATCACGAAAATTTTCAGGAAATTCTTGCACAATATAAAAATCACCGTTTTTTTTACGCGACAACAAAAGCAGCCAAAACTTATACCTCGGTAAAGTACGGAGAAAATGATTTTTTAGTTTTTGGTAAGGAAACCACAGGTTTACCAGAGTGGCTACTCTTAGCCAACAAGGACACCTGTATTCGTATACCTATGAAAACCAATGTTAGGTCATTAAATCTATCCAATTCCGTCGCTGTTATACTGTTTGAAGCTTTGAGACAGCAAGAATTTCCTGGCCTGACATGA
- a CDS encoding DNA polymerase III subunit alpha, producing MFVHLHVHTEYSLLDGAARIPKTVQKAVELGMPALAITDHGTMFGVVDFYKECKNAGIKPILGCEVYVAPRTIADRTPKVDDNLYHLVLLAENDEGYKNLLQMVSIAFTEGFYYKPRVDKHLLKKYSKGLIALSGCIAGEVASYCIKNDMETAAKAAGEYLDIFGPGNFFLELQDHGFEEQRTANKGLLQIHKDMDIPLVITNDVHYTDRDHSQMQDVLLCIQMGKTVDDPSRMKFQSQELYLKSREEISMLFGELQDAMDNTLSIAERCNVELEFGTLHLPDFTVPEQHSVDSYLEELCLNGIGWRYGEMNAEIRERLYFELGVIKQMGYSEYFLIVWDFIHFSRENNIPVGPGRGSAAGSIVAYVLGITNIDPLRYDLLFERFLNPERVSMPDIDIDFCIERRIEVINYTANKYGADKVAQIATFGTMAAKGAVRDVGRALGMSYGDVDKVAKLIPAELKMTIAKALDETPELKQLYDQDEQVKRLIDMAVLLEGMPRHASTHAAGIVITKDPLTHYVPLYKAAEGPLTTQFAKDQVEELGLLKMDMLGLRTLTVIADAIRLIKESSGEIVDIDEVPLDDPKTFDLLVRGEGVGVFQLESSGMRNLLRDLKPEVFDDLIALVALYRPGPLGSGMVEDFIKSKHGEKAVEYLHPILEPILKDTYGVILYQEQVMRIASDMGGFTLGEADLLRRAMGKKKPEIIANLKAQFIEGAAKNNIDESISKQIFELMEYFAGYGFNKSHSAAYAMVSYHTAYLKANHPVAFMAALLTSMNDNTDKIAAYIEECRRLKIKVFPPDVNESEEFFSVSGNNIRFGMAAIKNVGLSAVQKIIEERQKNGVYKNFAEFCRRQDTKYFNKRMLENLIKGGAFDSLNHRRSQLLASVETGLGLAQQAHRDKSAGQLSLLDFWGGDTEETPMIDLPNIDEFPKSQLLAQEKEALGLYISGHPLEEYRKSIKLHATGTISELNEMEQVNQATVGGMISTVKRITTKNGDPMAFAGLEDLTGTMEVVVFPHTYQKYAQLLVTDKAVLIQGKIDRNSDSVKILAESINELKRNVSGELYLKIENTDKSFLQQVQRVLKNFPGHTPVFLYFPKQNKMAKTNKDFWVDLNQPVVEELKQVLGATRVSFKQVETN from the coding sequence ATGTTTGTTCATTTACACGTACATACTGAATATAGTTTATTAGACGGGGCTGCCCGGATCCCTAAAACCGTACAAAAGGCGGTAGAATTAGGCATGCCTGCTCTCGCCATTACCGACCATGGTACAATGTTCGGAGTGGTAGATTTCTACAAAGAATGTAAAAATGCCGGCATAAAACCTATCCTTGGGTGTGAAGTATATGTTGCCCCGCGTACAATTGCCGACCGTACTCCGAAGGTCGACGACAACCTGTACCACCTTGTATTGCTGGCAGAAAATGATGAAGGGTACAAAAACTTGCTACAGATGGTTTCCATTGCTTTCACCGAAGGGTTTTATTACAAACCCAGGGTTGATAAACATTTATTAAAAAAATATAGTAAAGGTTTAATTGCCCTAAGCGGTTGTATCGCCGGGGAAGTAGCCAGCTACTGCATTAAAAACGATATGGAAACGGCAGCCAAGGCAGCCGGCGAATACCTGGATATCTTCGGACCGGGTAACTTTTTTTTAGAATTACAAGATCACGGTTTTGAAGAACAGCGAACGGCAAACAAAGGCTTGCTTCAAATACACAAAGATATGGATATCCCATTAGTGATCACTAACGATGTGCATTATACTGACCGGGATCACTCGCAAATGCAGGACGTACTGCTTTGCATCCAAATGGGTAAAACCGTTGACGATCCAAGTCGAATGAAATTTCAGTCCCAGGAGCTGTATTTAAAAAGCAGGGAAGAAATCTCCATGCTTTTTGGTGAACTTCAGGATGCAATGGATAACACCTTATCCATTGCTGAAAGATGTAACGTAGAATTGGAATTTGGCACCCTTCATTTGCCTGATTTTACGGTACCCGAACAACATAGCGTCGACAGTTACCTGGAGGAATTATGCTTAAACGGTATAGGGTGGCGCTATGGTGAAATGAACGCCGAGATAAGGGAGAGACTTTATTTTGAGCTTGGCGTTATCAAGCAGATGGGATATTCAGAATACTTTTTAATAGTGTGGGACTTTATTCATTTCTCCCGCGAAAATAACATACCTGTAGGTCCTGGGCGGGGTTCAGCTGCCGGCAGCATAGTGGCTTATGTTTTAGGAATTACAAACATTGACCCACTCCGCTATGACCTGCTGTTTGAGCGCTTCCTTAATCCTGAGCGAGTCTCCATGCCCGATATTGACATCGATTTTTGCATTGAGCGGCGGATAGAAGTTATAAATTATACAGCAAATAAATACGGTGCCGATAAGGTAGCTCAGATCGCTACCTTTGGTACTATGGCAGCTAAAGGTGCCGTCCGCGACGTGGGGCGGGCGCTTGGTATGTCCTATGGAGATGTGGACAAGGTAGCCAAACTTATCCCGGCTGAATTAAAAATGACCATTGCCAAAGCCCTGGATGAGACGCCTGAATTAAAGCAATTGTACGACCAAGATGAACAAGTGAAAAGGTTGATCGATATGGCCGTCTTATTGGAGGGAATGCCCAGGCACGCTTCCACTCATGCCGCCGGCATTGTTATTACTAAAGATCCACTAACCCATTATGTACCTCTTTATAAAGCTGCTGAAGGGCCCTTGACTACCCAATTTGCAAAAGACCAGGTAGAAGAACTGGGATTGTTGAAAATGGATATGCTGGGCCTGCGAACCTTAACAGTTATAGCCGATGCAATAAGACTTATTAAAGAAAGCAGTGGAGAGATTGTCGATATTGATGAAGTACCCCTTGATGACCCTAAAACCTTTGATCTTTTAGTACGCGGCGAAGGGGTCGGAGTGTTTCAGTTAGAAAGCAGTGGTATGCGCAACCTGCTAAGGGACTTAAAACCGGAAGTTTTTGACGACCTGATAGCTCTAGTCGCTCTGTATAGACCGGGCCCGCTGGGGAGCGGCATGGTCGAGGACTTTATCAAAAGTAAGCACGGGGAGAAGGCCGTAGAATACCTCCATCCCATATTGGAGCCAATTCTTAAAGACACATACGGCGTAATTCTATATCAAGAGCAAGTAATGCGCATTGCCAGTGATATGGGAGGGTTTACCCTGGGTGAGGCCGATCTTTTGCGCCGGGCCATGGGTAAAAAGAAACCGGAAATCATAGCCAATTTAAAGGCACAGTTTATTGAGGGTGCAGCTAAAAATAATATAGATGAGTCCATCTCCAAACAAATATTTGAGCTTATGGAATACTTTGCTGGATACGGCTTTAATAAAAGCCATAGTGCTGCTTATGCGATGGTTTCCTACCATACTGCTTATCTTAAGGCCAATCACCCGGTTGCCTTTATGGCAGCATTATTGACTTCGATGAATGACAATACTGATAAAATTGCTGCGTACATTGAAGAATGCCGTCGGTTAAAAATCAAGGTATTTCCACCAGACGTTAATGAAAGCGAAGAATTCTTCAGTGTATCAGGAAACAATATACGGTTCGGAATGGCAGCGATAAAAAACGTGGGCCTTTCGGCTGTGCAAAAAATCATCGAAGAGCGGCAAAAGAATGGAGTTTATAAAAATTTTGCTGAGTTTTGCCGCAGACAGGATACCAAATATTTCAACAAACGAATGCTTGAAAATCTTATCAAGGGCGGTGCTTTTGATTCCCTTAACCACCGCCGCTCACAACTCCTCGCCTCGGTGGAAACCGGGCTGGGCTTAGCGCAGCAAGCTCACCGTGACAAGTCGGCAGGACAGCTATCACTTTTAGATTTCTGGGGAGGAGATACAGAAGAAACGCCAATGATAGACCTTCCTAACATTGACGAATTTCCAAAGTCTCAACTATTGGCGCAAGAAAAAGAGGCACTGGGACTTTACATCAGCGGTCACCCCCTGGAAGAGTACAGAAAATCTATTAAGTTACATGCAACCGGCACCATATCTGAACTAAATGAAATGGAGCAAGTTAACCAGGCAACGGTAGGAGGTATGATCTCTACTGTTAAAAGGATAACCACCAAAAATGGTGACCCTATGGCCTTTGCCGGACTGGAAGATCTAACTGGTACGATGGAAGTGGTAGTCTTTCCACACACCTATCAAAAATATGCTCAGCTCTTGGTTACTGATAAGGCTGTTTTGATTCAGGGTAAAATTGATAGAAACAGTGATAGTGTTAAGATTTTAGCAGAATCAATAAATGAATTGAAGAGGAACGTCAGTGGAGAATTATATTTAAAGATTGAGAATACCGACAAATCTTTTCTACAACAAGTGCAAAGGGTGCTGAAAAACTTTCCCGGTCACACACCGGTATTTTTATATTTCCCAAAGCAAAACAAAATGGCTAAAACCAATAAAGACTTTTGGGTGGATCTTAACCAACCCGTAGTAGAGGAACTGAAACAGGTTTTAGGAGCAACCAGAGTCAGTTTTAAACAAGTGGAAACAAATTAA
- a CDS encoding AAA family ATPase, whose protein sequence is MPQENNISKTFIADTDDSPIFNSVHNIFIAIDARGRITIFNTACEEAFNIASENAVGRLVTEVVPYTGLIKVLKTGKSHIGRKFLLGNTLYIANRTPIVRKGAIVGAVGVAQEASEIQQLAEERDYYKHIALAGQTIAQEGFGKNNHYSCYRGKQSNCRYNIENLIGCSDQMEELKHLIRKVGKGPSSILITGESGTGKELVAQALHTQSARGKRAFIRVNCAAVPENLLESELFGYREGAFTGSRKGGQKGKFELAHGGTILLDEIGDMPLSMQAKLLRVLQEKEVQRLGDSKTIPIDVRVIASTNQDVMEMVNSGTFRQDLYYRINVINLCLPTLRERLDDLDLLVDHFINKFNIEFELEIKGVTEEVWNLFAAYGWPGNVRELENMIERAFNLVEGNYIEIKHLPNYMQRKKGEAKRDNNHLPVLVEEVEKRALTRALSNSNGNKARAAKELGISRAWLYKKLKYYNIQIP, encoded by the coding sequence GTGCCACAGGAAAATAATATTTCCAAGACTTTTATCGCAGATACTGATGATTCACCCATTTTTAACTCAGTGCATAACATTTTTATCGCCATCGATGCCAGAGGACGAATTACCATATTTAACACAGCTTGCGAAGAAGCCTTTAACATAGCTTCAGAAAATGCTGTAGGCCGCCTTGTAACTGAAGTTGTACCTTATACAGGCCTGATTAAAGTATTAAAAACCGGTAAATCACATATTGGACGTAAATTCCTACTGGGTAATACCCTTTATATTGCCAACCGTACTCCTATCGTTCGCAAGGGAGCAATCGTTGGCGCAGTAGGGGTGGCGCAGGAAGCCAGTGAAATACAACAGCTTGCCGAAGAGAGGGATTATTACAAGCACATCGCCCTGGCAGGACAAACCATTGCACAGGAAGGTTTTGGTAAAAATAATCATTATTCCTGCTACAGAGGAAAACAATCCAATTGTCGTTATAACATTGAAAATCTTATTGGGTGCAGTGATCAAATGGAAGAGCTCAAGCATCTCATTCGCAAAGTGGGGAAAGGGCCTTCCAGCATTCTAATTACTGGGGAGAGTGGAACAGGAAAGGAATTGGTAGCACAAGCACTGCATACCCAATCAGCCCGCGGAAAACGAGCGTTCATTAGAGTTAATTGTGCCGCGGTACCGGAAAATCTCCTGGAGTCGGAGTTGTTTGGGTATAGAGAAGGAGCATTTACCGGGTCAAGAAAAGGTGGGCAAAAGGGCAAGTTTGAATTAGCCCATGGAGGAACTATACTACTGGATGAGATCGGAGATATGCCTTTATCTATGCAAGCTAAATTACTTCGAGTGCTGCAGGAAAAGGAAGTACAGCGGCTCGGAGATAGTAAGACCATTCCCATAGATGTTAGAGTAATTGCATCTACCAACCAGGATGTTATGGAAATGGTAAACAGCGGTACATTCCGTCAGGATCTTTATTACCGAATAAATGTAATTAATTTATGCCTTCCAACTCTTAGAGAAAGATTGGATGACCTGGACTTACTCGTTGATCATTTCATTAACAAATTCAATATAGAATTTGAATTGGAGATTAAAGGAGTAACAGAGGAGGTATGGAATCTTTTTGCAGCATATGGCTGGCCCGGCAATGTCCGGGAGTTAGAAAATATGATTGAAAGGGCTTTCAACCTCGTAGAAGGTAATTATATTGAGATAAAGCACCTTCCTAATTATATGCAAAGGAAAAAGGGAGAAGCCAAGCGGGATAATAATCACTTGCCGGTATTAGTTGAAGAAGTAGAAAAAAGGGCCCTGACAAGGGCGCTCAGTAATAGTAACGGCAATAAGGCCAGGGCTGCTAAAGAATTGGGTATTTCCCGCGCCTGGCTGTATAAAAAGTTAAAATACTATAACATTCAAATTCCCTAA
- a CDS encoding MoxR family ATPase yields the protein MDLTPEILQRRLENNGYVAENELATTAFLALQLKKPLLVEGAPGVGKTEIAKVLSKVLNTNLIRLQCYEGLDETKALYEWNYQKQLLKIQIMKESAASEEIESNLFGDEYLLARPLLQAIRSKHQVVLLIDEIDKVESEFEAFLFELLSDFQVSIPELGTITATHIPVVVLTSNGERELSDGLKRRCVYLYIDYPSVKKELQILAMKEPHAGDALRQQIVQVVNYIRHNLHLRKNPSIAETLDWARAIAALHYEVLNEENIRQTLNILIKNHDDQELLWKEKGLEEFLK from the coding sequence ATGGATTTAACTCCGGAGATACTGCAAAGAAGACTCGAAAATAATGGCTATGTTGCAGAAAACGAACTGGCAACCACGGCTTTCCTGGCCTTACAATTAAAAAAGCCACTTCTTGTGGAAGGAGCTCCGGGCGTCGGCAAAACCGAGATTGCCAAGGTTTTAAGTAAAGTTTTAAACACTAATCTCATAAGATTACAATGTTATGAAGGTCTGGATGAAACCAAAGCTTTATATGAGTGGAATTACCAAAAACAGTTATTAAAAATCCAAATCATGAAAGAATCAGCAGCTTCCGAAGAGATTGAAAGCAACCTCTTTGGAGATGAATATTTGTTGGCGCGCCCTCTTTTACAAGCCATCAGGTCTAAGCACCAGGTAGTCTTGCTAATTGATGAGATAGACAAGGTAGAATCTGAGTTTGAAGCATTTCTATTTGAATTATTATCTGACTTTCAAGTCTCAATTCCCGAATTAGGTACGATCACCGCCACCCACATTCCGGTGGTAGTATTGACCAGCAACGGGGAAAGGGAACTATCCGATGGTCTCAAAAGGCGCTGCGTATACTTATACATTGACTATCCTTCCGTGAAAAAGGAATTGCAGATTCTGGCTATGAAAGAGCCCCACGCCGGGGATGCATTGCGTCAACAAATTGTTCAGGTGGTAAATTACATTCGACACAATCTTCACCTGCGTAAAAACCCCTCAATAGCAGAGACACTTGATTGGGCACGGGCCATTGCCGCTCTTCATTATGAAGTGCTGAACGAAGAGAATATCAGGCAAACATTAAACATACTGATAAAAAATCACGATGACCAGGAACTACTGTGGAAAGAAAAAGGATTAGAGGAGTTTTTAAAGTAA
- a CDS encoding DUF4912 domain-containing protein, with product MNLVFTLVLGAAVLLLAVFLWPLRRHRSRTAEERPLQFKEELAEELAIPAWKPEEPRPAPPLEPELPQAYGVDRLVLLVRDPQWLYAYWEVSATKQEEFNSNFGLEAWNSSRPVLRVYEVAGDNFNGTNASSYTDINLGVQDDNWHINVGKANSTFCVDLGRVFADGRFITLLRSNIVTTPRESLSEVLDEEWMWIEGVYRTLSGVSYGMSSPMLAEQMGLKKGVMPLGISSPGVTSPSVSSPGAGQSWR from the coding sequence ATGAATCTGGTATTTACTTTGGTCCTCGGAGCTGCTGTTTTGCTCCTGGCCGTTTTTTTATGGCCGCTAAGGCGCCATCGGTCAAGAACGGCAGAAGAACGCCCATTGCAGTTTAAGGAAGAATTAGCGGAAGAATTAGCCATTCCAGCATGGAAACCGGAGGAACCAAGGCCCGCGCCGCCTCTGGAGCCCGAATTGCCACAAGCATACGGAGTAGACCGCTTGGTTCTGTTGGTGCGCGACCCCCAGTGGCTTTATGCCTATTGGGAGGTTTCAGCGACAAAGCAGGAGGAATTTAATTCCAATTTCGGACTGGAAGCATGGAATTCATCGAGACCGGTTTTACGTGTTTACGAAGTGGCCGGAGATAATTTTAACGGCACAAATGCTAGCAGCTATACGGATATTAATTTAGGGGTCCAGGATGACAATTGGCATATTAACGTTGGCAAGGCTAATAGTACCTTTTGTGTTGACTTAGGTAGGGTTTTTGCGGACGGAAGGTTTATAACCCTCTTGCGGTCAAATATTGTCACTACTCCCAGGGAATCCCTCTCGGAAGTATTGGATGAAGAGTGGATGTGGATTGAGGGGGTCTACCGTACGCTTAGTGGAGTTTCTTACGGCATGAGTTCTCCCATGCTAGCCGAGCAGATGGGACTAAAAAAAGGCGTTATGCCACTGGGAATTAGCTCTCCGGGTGTAACTTCCCCTAGTGTTAGTTCACCCGGGGCGGGACAGTCCTGGAGATAG
- the mtrB gene encoding trp RNA-binding attenuation protein MtrB: MASEIYASDHIIIKALDNGVTIIGLTRGTDTKFHHTEKLDRGEVMIAQFTEHTSAIKIRGAAEVLTKHGKIRTND; this comes from the coding sequence GTGGCTAGTGAAATATATGCTTCGGATCATATTATTATCAAAGCTTTAGATAACGGTGTAACCATTATCGGATTAACCCGTGGAACAGATACAAAGTTTCACCACACTGAAAAACTGGACCGTGGTGAAGTCATGATTGCTCAGTTTACTGAACACACGTCGGCCATAAAAATAAGGGGAGCTGCCGAAGTGTTAACCAAACACGGTAAAATACGCACTAACGATTAG